From Kineosporia succinea, the proteins below share one genomic window:
- a CDS encoding glucose-1-phosphate cytidylyltransferase gives MTEQLPVSEIPVVLLAGGMGTRLREASGDKLPKPMVDIGGRPVLWHVMKMYQAHGFRKFVICLGYKSDVIKRYFLDYRQAAGDFTLTHDGADPVFHSAGAVEDWEITFVETGLQTGTVGRVKKVAQHLKADQFMLTYGDGVGDVDISKVVETHRAGGRIGTVTAVHPTSRYGEMHVENGQVVEFNEKPTLATGWVNGGFFMFERSFIDTYLDPIEDDSMMLEQQPLQQLARDGQLSLNGHEGFWLGMDTYRDWTELNKMWDRGEAVWKFWKD, from the coding sequence GTGACTGAACAGCTGCCCGTCTCCGAGATCCCCGTGGTCCTGCTCGCCGGGGGCATGGGTACCCGGCTTCGCGAGGCCAGCGGCGACAAGCTGCCCAAGCCGATGGTCGACATCGGCGGGCGGCCGGTGCTGTGGCACGTCATGAAGATGTACCAGGCCCACGGCTTCCGTAAGTTCGTGATCTGCCTGGGCTACAAGAGCGACGTGATCAAGCGGTACTTCCTCGACTACCGCCAGGCGGCCGGTGACTTCACGCTCACCCACGACGGCGCCGACCCGGTGTTCCACTCCGCCGGCGCGGTCGAGGACTGGGAGATCACGTTCGTCGAGACCGGCCTGCAGACCGGCACCGTCGGCCGCGTGAAGAAGGTCGCCCAGCACCTCAAGGCCGACCAGTTCATGCTGACCTACGGCGACGGCGTCGGTGACGTCGACATCAGCAAGGTCGTCGAGACCCACCGCGCCGGTGGCCGCATCGGTACCGTGACCGCCGTGCACCCGACCAGCCGCTACGGCGAGATGCACGTCGAGAACGGCCAGGTCGTCGAGTTCAACGAGAAGCCGACCCTGGCGACCGGGTGGGTCAACGGCGGATTCTTCATGTTCGAGCGCAGTTTCATCGACACCTACCTCGACCCGATCGAAGACGACTCGATGATGCTCGAGCAGCAGCCGCTGCAGCAGCTGGCCCGCGACGGTCAGCTCTCTCTGAACGGCCACGAGGGCTTCTGGCTCGGTATGGACACCTACCGGGACTGGACCGAGCTCAACAAGATGTGGGACCGCGGCGAGGCCGTCTGGAAGTTCTGGAAAGACTGA
- a CDS encoding NAD-dependent epimerase/dehydratase family protein, whose protein sequence is MKVLVTGTEGYLGCLVAPELMKRGHEVIGVDTGYYRQGWLYNGVPFTAKTLAKDIRDVTVEDLEGVDAIVHMAELSNDPLGELLSEVTYTVNHKGSVKLAELAIQAGVERFVYMSSCSVYGVAEGTVDETSPVNPQTAYADCKTLVERDLGALASDNFSPTFMRNATAFGASPRQRFDIVLNNLSGLAWTTKKIAMNSDGTPWRPLVHGLDIAKSIYCALEAPREAVHNEVFNVGSNEQNYQVRTIAETVGAEFPGCEVTFGPAGGDNRSYKVNFDKISSQLPGFSCDWDAQKGAAQLHQVFQAIDMDEETFTGRGHTRLKQLQYLINSKQLDADLFWTKEAASK, encoded by the coding sequence ATGAAGGTCCTGGTGACAGGCACCGAGGGGTACCTGGGCTGCCTGGTGGCGCCCGAGCTGATGAAGCGCGGTCACGAGGTGATCGGCGTCGACACCGGCTACTACCGGCAGGGCTGGCTCTACAACGGCGTGCCGTTCACGGCCAAGACCCTGGCCAAGGACATCCGCGACGTCACCGTGGAGGACCTCGAGGGCGTCGACGCGATCGTCCACATGGCCGAGCTGTCCAACGACCCCCTGGGTGAGCTGCTCTCCGAGGTCACCTACACGGTCAACCACAAGGGCTCGGTCAAGCTCGCCGAGCTGGCCATCCAGGCCGGTGTGGAGCGCTTCGTCTACATGAGCTCCTGCAGCGTGTACGGCGTTGCCGAGGGCACCGTCGACGAGACGTCGCCGGTGAACCCGCAGACCGCCTACGCCGACTGCAAGACCCTGGTGGAGCGCGACCTGGGCGCCCTGGCGAGCGACAACTTCTCGCCCACCTTCATGCGCAACGCCACCGCCTTCGGTGCGTCGCCGCGTCAGCGCTTCGACATCGTGCTGAACAACCTGTCCGGCCTGGCCTGGACCACGAAGAAGATCGCGATGAACTCGGACGGCACGCCCTGGCGTCCGCTCGTGCACGGTCTCGACATCGCCAAGTCGATCTACTGCGCGCTCGAGGCCCCGCGGGAGGCCGTCCACAACGAGGTCTTCAACGTGGGCAGCAACGAGCAGAACTACCAGGTGCGCACCATCGCCGAGACCGTCGGCGCCGAGTTCCCGGGCTGCGAGGTCACTTTCGGCCCGGCCGGTGGCGACAACCGCAGCTACAAGGTGAACTTCGACAAGATCTCCTCCCAGCTGCCCGGTTTCAGCTGCGACTGGGACGCGCAGAAGGGTGCCGCCCAGCTGCACCAGGTCTTCCAGGCCATCGACATGGACGAGGAGACCTTCACCGGTCGCGGCCACACGCGCCTCAAGCAGCTGCAGTACCTGATCAACAGCAAGCAGCTCGACGCCGACCTGTTCTGGACCAAGGAGGCGGCGTCCAAGTGA
- the rfbC gene encoding dTDP-4-dehydrorhamnose 3,5-epimerase: protein MIITKTHIPDVAIVELERREDDRGFFARTFDVAEFEAAGLNPAVEQCNMSYNHKAGTLRGMHYQLDYAPEVKLIRCVRGAVVDQIVDMRPDSPTYLQHVSVELTAENRKALYVPAMFAHGFQTLVDDTEVMYQVTGKYTPDAERGQRYDDPALGLTWPLPVSVISTKDASWALLEGAGQ from the coding sequence GTGATCATCACCAAGACGCACATCCCCGACGTCGCGATCGTCGAGCTGGAGCGCCGCGAAGACGACCGCGGTTTCTTCGCCCGCACGTTCGACGTCGCCGAGTTCGAGGCCGCTGGCCTGAACCCGGCCGTCGAGCAGTGCAACATGTCGTACAACCACAAGGCCGGCACGCTGCGCGGCATGCACTACCAGCTGGACTACGCCCCCGAGGTGAAGCTCATCCGCTGCGTGCGTGGCGCGGTCGTCGACCAGATCGTCGACATGCGGCCCGACAGCCCGACCTACCTGCAGCACGTGTCGGTCGAGCTCACCGCCGAGAACCGCAAGGCTCTCTACGTGCCGGCCATGTTCGCCCACGGTTTCCAGACCCTGGTCGACGACACCGAGGTGATGTACCAGGTCACCGGCAAGTACACGCCCGACGCCGAGCGCGGCCAGCGGTACGACGACCCGGCCCTGGGCCTGACCTGGCCGCTGCCGGTCAGCGTCATCAGCACCAAGGACGCCTCCTGGGCGCTGCTGGAAGGTGCCGGCCAGTGA
- a CDS encoding NAD(P)H-dependent oxidoreductase, translated as MIIVDTALAKREAEGNPVRVALVGAGFMGRGFVNQVVNSVPGMVVAAIVNRTQANAERAYTEAGVTSWEVTETAEATSKAVAAGIPVITSNYEAVTLAEGIDAIVEATGNVEFGAHVVTSAIDGGKHVVLLNAEVDGTVGSALKARADAKGVIVTGCDGDQPGVQMNLVRFVKSIGLTPLVAGNIKGLQDEYRNPTTQEGFAKQWGQDPYMVTSFADGTKISFEQAIVANATGMTVEKRGMRGTDHRAHVDELTKAYDVEELKANGGYVDYVVGSQPGPGVFVLATHDDPKQKHYLNLYKLGEGPLYSFYTPYHLCHFEVPLSVARAVLFNDAVMQPLGAPTVEVVAVAKRDLKAGQTIDGLGGYDTYAVAEKAAVTKDENLLPMGVAENCVLTRDVAKDEVLTYADVTLPEGRLIDALRIEQAALFA; from the coding sequence GTGATCATCGTCGACACCGCCCTGGCCAAGCGCGAGGCCGAGGGCAACCCGGTGCGGGTCGCCCTGGTCGGCGCCGGCTTCATGGGCCGCGGCTTCGTCAACCAGGTCGTGAACTCGGTTCCCGGCATGGTCGTCGCCGCCATCGTGAACCGCACCCAGGCCAACGCCGAGCGGGCGTACACCGAGGCCGGCGTGACGTCGTGGGAGGTCACCGAGACCGCGGAGGCGACCTCCAAGGCCGTTGCCGCCGGCATCCCGGTCATCACCTCGAACTACGAGGCCGTCACCCTGGCCGAGGGCATCGACGCGATCGTCGAGGCCACCGGCAACGTCGAGTTCGGCGCCCACGTGGTCACGTCGGCGATCGACGGCGGCAAGCACGTCGTGCTGCTGAACGCCGAGGTCGACGGCACGGTGGGCTCCGCCCTCAAGGCCCGCGCCGACGCCAAGGGCGTCATCGTGACCGGCTGCGACGGCGACCAGCCGGGTGTGCAGATGAACCTGGTGCGCTTCGTGAAGAGCATCGGCCTCACCCCGCTCGTGGCCGGCAACATCAAGGGCCTGCAGGACGAGTACCGCAACCCCACCACGCAGGAGGGTTTCGCCAAGCAGTGGGGGCAGGACCCCTACATGGTGACCTCTTTCGCCGACGGCACGAAGATCTCCTTCGAGCAGGCGATCGTGGCCAACGCGACCGGGATGACGGTGGAGAAGCGCGGCATGCGCGGCACCGACCACCGGGCGCACGTCGACGAGCTCACCAAGGCGTACGACGTCGAGGAGCTCAAGGCGAACGGCGGCTACGTCGACTACGTCGTCGGAAGCCAGCCCGGCCCGGGCGTTTTCGTGCTCGCGACGCATGACGACCCGAAGCAGAAGCACTACCTGAACCTGTACAAGCTCGGCGAGGGCCCGCTGTACAGCTTCTACACGCCGTACCACCTGTGCCACTTCGAAGTGCCGCTGTCGGTGGCGCGGGCCGTGCTCTTCAACGACGCCGTGATGCAGCCGCTGGGTGCGCCCACGGTCGAGGTCGTCGCGGTCGCCAAGCGCGACCTGAAGGCCGGTCAGACGATCGACGGCCTGGGCGGTTACGACACCTACGCGGTGGCCGAGAAGGCTGCGGTCACCAAGGACGAGAACCTGCTCCCGATGGGCGTCGCCGAGAACTGCGTTCTCACCCGTGACGTGGCCAAGGACGAGGTGCTCACCTACGCCGACGTGACGCTGCCCGAGGGCCGGCTGATCGACGCGCTGCGCATCGAGCAGGCTGCGCTCTTCGCCTGA
- a CDS encoding glycosyl hydrolase yields MEPEATPRRRSMPAPDTEPGPTSGRRFGPQAPVNESGGHRSGYESENEAAPGLRRRGAGHGGNPSDPSAEPVPGLRRRSASGSPAESDRGYSPSAYDAQPGEPRPRRMQPRPDTRTERDARTERDARTEWDARTEWDARTEWDARTERDARTERDARGERGNRDGRGERPEARYDGRQGESRSSREAPPSRRSRGSGDDVSFPTLGDSRRTPPPPMALRQTQPKESPRNRRLALIAAAVVALLVIGGVAYALDRDDSSVTPTTTAAPSAEPDVQPSTSTAAEAPSTGAAKDVALGVYRGTAPSSVREFGNWLGRDVEYASDFSSRTTWSEISSPMYMLNAWQGQGYRMVYGVAMLPTQQSATMAAGAKGDYDQYFRTLAQNLVATGQGDAILRLGWEFNLSASRWHPDTKANFINYWRNIVTAMRSVPGTEKLQFDWNPNVGGETYNSTVFYPGNKYVDYIGVDTYDISWENYPYPKDCTGKCRLAHQQEAWNSLYSGSYGLAFWSDFAASKGKPLTLPEWGMWDRPDGHGGADNPYYIKQMFAFIDDPSNNVGYQMYFEFDVPSAGDHRLATLTSGGKAYQRLFAKD; encoded by the coding sequence ATGGAGCCCGAGGCAACCCCGCGTCGCCGCTCCATGCCCGCCCCTGACACGGAGCCCGGGCCCACCTCGGGTCGCCGCTTCGGGCCGCAGGCCCCGGTGAACGAGTCCGGGGGCCACCGGTCCGGCTACGAGTCCGAGAACGAGGCCGCGCCGGGTCTGCGCCGGCGCGGGGCCGGTCACGGGGGCAACCCGTCCGACCCGAGCGCCGAGCCCGTCCCGGGCCTGCGTCGCCGCTCGGCATCCGGTTCGCCGGCGGAGTCCGACCGCGGTTACTCACCCTCCGCGTACGACGCCCAGCCCGGAGAGCCCCGGCCGCGTCGCATGCAGCCCCGGCCCGACACCCGCACCGAGCGGGATGCCCGTACCGAGCGGGATGCCCGTACCGAGTGGGATGCCCGCACCGAGTGGGATGCCCGCACCGAGTGGGATGCCCGTACCGAGCGGGACGCCCGTACCGAGCGTGACGCCCGCGGCGAGCGCGGTAACCGCGACGGCCGCGGCGAGCGCCCCGAGGCCCGTTACGACGGCCGCCAGGGGGAGTCCCGCAGCAGCCGCGAGGCGCCCCCGTCCCGCCGTTCCCGCGGCTCCGGCGACGACGTCTCCTTCCCCACCCTGGGCGACAGCCGGCGCACCCCTCCTCCGCCGATGGCCCTGCGCCAGACGCAGCCCAAGGAGAGCCCCCGCAACCGCAGGCTGGCCCTGATCGCGGCCGCCGTCGTCGCCCTGCTGGTGATCGGCGGGGTGGCCTACGCGCTCGACCGTGATGACAGCAGCGTCACCCCCACCACCACGGCCGCCCCGAGCGCCGAGCCCGACGTGCAGCCCTCGACCTCCACCGCTGCCGAGGCGCCGTCCACCGGCGCCGCGAAAGACGTTGCCCTGGGCGTCTACCGAGGCACTGCCCCGTCATCGGTGCGTGAGTTCGGCAACTGGCTGGGCCGCGACGTGGAGTACGCCTCGGACTTCTCCAGCCGCACCACCTGGTCGGAGATCTCCAGCCCGATGTACATGCTGAACGCGTGGCAGGGGCAGGGCTACCGCATGGTCTACGGCGTGGCGATGCTGCCGACGCAGCAGAGCGCGACGATGGCGGCGGGGGCCAAGGGCGACTACGACCAGTACTTCCGCACCCTGGCCCAGAACCTCGTGGCCACCGGTCAGGGCGACGCGATCCTGCGGCTGGGCTGGGAGTTCAACCTCTCGGCGTCACGGTGGCACCCGGACACGAAGGCCAACTTCATCAACTACTGGCGCAACATCGTGACGGCGATGCGCTCGGTGCCCGGCACCGAGAAGCTCCAGTTCGACTGGAACCCGAATGTCGGCGGCGAGACCTACAACTCGACCGTCTTCTACCCGGGCAACAAGTACGTCGACTACATCGGCGTCGACACCTACGACATCTCCTGGGAGAACTACCCCTATCCCAAGGACTGCACCGGCAAGTGCCGACTGGCTCATCAGCAGGAGGCCTGGAACAGCCTCTACAGCGGCTCCTACGGGCTCGCCTTCTGGTCGGACTTCGCCGCGTCGAAGGGCAAGCCGCTGACCCTGCCGGAGTGGGGCATGTGGGACCGGCCGGACGGGCACGGCGGCGCCGACAACCCGTACTACATCAAGCAGATGTTCGCCTTCATCGACGATCCGTCGAACAACGTCGGCTACCAGATGTACTTCGAGTTCGACGTCCCCTCGGCCGGTGACCACCGGCTCGCCACCCTGACCTCGGGCGGCAAGGCCTATCAGAGGCTGTTCGCGAAGGACTGA
- a CDS encoding Wzz/FepE/Etk N-terminal domain-containing protein, whose amino-acid sequence MQDVLARQPDRSAAAEEAPSLVNAIMRERWVVLACVVIAALLGIGLSTLQSPQYEASSTMFLNNKGDFDPLATAGSTQDIDRFLSNQVAQIEAESVLDAAKKELGEDSLSVQEFASRITVVQSETASVITVTATSGTDTGAAAAADAVVKAYRAVRAQQISDTVDSAVQQNSTGVAASTIRASAAAYGDGVTYVQAASVPAGKSSPQPIRNALILALVGLIAGTGYALYTQSFSRRKVGPAEASAIFGAPVLSEVPDRGRIGSDDSIAAAYSEPGDAYRMAAVGLDYIRGTAPGVFLITAPHDGAGSSLTALNLAAAAADHGRRVFLLNIEDTVRPQSQADSGISRVPLHDLAQGHIDLGHAVERKAASRAQFGVIRLQVLQPVQGHPVPDVQSILDQLPDDTDLVLIDAPPLPASSASFVLAGQVDAAVVVIDDVTTPADLEELQRRCRLAGIPVAGVLVNHIRRSSNLVTRRRQRAAMGSLPDRMYDTSPRGLPILSAPAGDQRDPAYSSSGGRGGYRDDAYNTGGQGYGGGQARGDSGELPWSAVTGGAPDDDPSSRRRHR is encoded by the coding sequence GTGCAGGACGTCTTGGCGCGCCAGCCCGACCGCAGCGCTGCCGCGGAAGAGGCGCCGAGCCTGGTGAATGCCATCATGCGGGAGCGCTGGGTGGTTCTGGCCTGCGTCGTGATCGCCGCCCTTCTGGGGATCGGGCTGAGCACGCTGCAGTCGCCGCAGTACGAGGCGAGCAGCACGATGTTCCTCAACAACAAGGGCGATTTCGATCCGCTCGCGACGGCCGGCAGCACCCAGGACATCGACCGCTTCCTGTCCAACCAGGTGGCTCAGATCGAGGCCGAGTCGGTGCTCGACGCAGCGAAGAAGGAGCTGGGCGAAGACTCGCTCAGCGTCCAGGAGTTCGCGTCGCGCATCACCGTGGTGCAGTCCGAGACGGCCAGCGTGATCACGGTCACCGCCACCTCGGGCACCGACACCGGTGCCGCCGCCGCGGCCGACGCGGTGGTCAAGGCCTACCGCGCGGTGCGGGCCCAGCAGATCAGCGACACGGTCGACAGCGCGGTGCAGCAGAACAGCACCGGCGTCGCGGCCAGCACGATCCGCGCCTCGGCCGCGGCCTACGGCGACGGCGTCACCTACGTCCAGGCGGCGTCGGTCCCGGCGGGCAAGTCCTCGCCGCAGCCGATTCGCAACGCGCTCATCCTGGCGCTGGTCGGCCTGATCGCCGGCACCGGATACGCCCTCTACACGCAGTCGTTCTCGCGCCGTAAGGTCGGTCCGGCCGAGGCCAGCGCCATCTTCGGCGCCCCGGTGCTGAGCGAGGTGCCCGACCGGGGCCGCATCGGTTCCGACGACTCGATCGCCGCCGCCTACTCCGAGCCCGGAGACGCGTACCGGATGGCCGCGGTGGGTCTCGACTACATCCGCGGAACGGCGCCCGGTGTCTTCCTGATCACGGCTCCGCACGACGGTGCCGGTTCCAGCCTCACCGCGCTGAACCTGGCCGCGGCCGCCGCCGACCACGGTCGTCGCGTGTTCCTGCTGAACATCGAAGACACGGTGCGTCCCCAGTCGCAGGCCGACAGCGGCATCTCCCGGGTCCCGCTGCACGACCTGGCCCAGGGGCACATCGACCTCGGCCACGCGGTCGAGCGAAAGGCCGCCTCCCGCGCCCAGTTCGGCGTCATCCGCCTGCAGGTGCTGCAGCCGGTGCAGGGGCACCCGGTGCCCGACGTGCAGTCGATCCTCGACCAGCTGCCCGACGACACCGACCTGGTCCTGATCGACGCGCCGCCGCTGCCCGCGTCCTCCGCCTCGTTCGTGCTGGCCGGTCAGGTCGACGCCGCGGTCGTCGTGATCGACGACGTCACCACCCCGGCCGACCTCGAGGAGCTGCAGCGCCGCTGCCGTCTCGCCGGGATCCCGGTCGCCGGTGTCCTGGTCAACCACATCCGCCGGTCCAGCAACCTGGTCACCCGTCGTCGCCAGCGCGCGGCCATGGGCTCGCTGCCCGACCGGATGTACGACACCTCGCCCCGGGGGCTGCCCATCCTCAGTGCCCCGGCCGGCGACCAGCGCGACCCCGCGTACTCGTCCTCCGGCGGTCGTGGCGGCTACCGCGACGACGCCTACAACACCGGTGGTCAGGGTTACGGCGGTGGCCAGGCCCGCGGAGACAGCGGTGAACTGCCGTGGTCGGCCGTCACCGGTGGGGCTCCTGACGACGACCCGAGTTCACGCCGCCGTCACCGCTGA
- a CDS encoding glycosyltransferase, with protein MDSGAQDGAAPAYELIIVSYNSRSQVEGLLAGLPADLPFALVDNARGADNLRELIQDRPNARYLEGAGQGFAVAANAGARSSAYEYVIFVNPDCRPTLAGLDSLVSALAAEPNLASAAATTVSGDGSVEIGTGGWEPTLRRALVHAVGLHKIAPQAGLFAKPRPYLPISVDWTTGACMAVRVSTFIGLGGFDEQFYVYNEDVAFGRAVREKNLSQLLRTDVLVQHAAGNSGAPSKEMLRLRGASMARYVAQHNSTETARGIRLALALGYTPRIALALAKGDKGRATEHWSYILGVTTGRASVGGRTVTRA; from the coding sequence GTGGATTCAGGCGCCCAGGACGGGGCCGCACCCGCTTACGAGCTGATCATCGTCAGCTACAACAGCCGGTCACAGGTAGAAGGGCTGCTGGCCGGTCTGCCCGCAGACCTGCCCTTCGCCCTCGTGGACAACGCGCGCGGAGCCGACAATCTGCGCGAGCTCATCCAAGACCGCCCGAACGCCCGTTACCTGGAAGGTGCCGGGCAAGGGTTCGCCGTGGCGGCGAACGCGGGCGCACGCAGCTCGGCCTACGAGTATGTGATCTTCGTCAACCCGGACTGCCGGCCGACGCTCGCCGGCCTCGACAGCCTGGTCTCGGCGCTGGCCGCCGAGCCGAACCTGGCCTCCGCCGCGGCGACCACGGTCTCCGGCGACGGCTCGGTCGAGATCGGCACCGGTGGCTGGGAGCCGACCCTGCGCCGCGCCCTGGTGCACGCGGTCGGCCTGCACAAGATCGCGCCCCAGGCCGGGCTTTTCGCCAAGCCGCGGCCCTACCTGCCGATCTCGGTGGACTGGACCACGGGCGCCTGCATGGCGGTGCGGGTCAGCACCTTCATCGGCCTCGGCGGTTTCGACGAGCAGTTCTACGTCTACAACGAAGACGTCGCGTTCGGCCGGGCGGTGCGCGAGAAGAACCTGTCGCAGCTGCTGCGCACCGATGTCCTGGTGCAGCACGCGGCCGGTAACTCGGGCGCCCCGTCCAAGGAGATGCTGCGCCTGCGCGGTGCCTCGATGGCTCGGTACGTGGCCCAGCACAACAGCACCGAGACCGCCCGCGGCATCCGGCTGGCGCTCGCGCTGGGCTACACGCCCCGCATCGCGCTGGCCCTGGCCAAGGGCGACAAGGGCCGGGCCACCGAGCACTGGAGCTACATCCTCGGAGTGACCACCGGCCGGGCCAGCGTGGGCGGCCGCACGGTGACCAGAGCGTGA